Within the Flavobacterium sp. CG_23.5 genome, the region TTTACTAAATATTATTTTGAAAAAAGGAAAAAACCTTGGTTTAAATGGAACTTTTATTGCTTCAACCGGTTATCCAGATAATCACGGAATAAGTGGAACGCTTAACTATAAGTCGACCAATTTTAACCTTTTTACAAATCAAGGATACAATTATAGAAACAGTCCCGGAAATGCAATTACTAATTCAAGATATTTAAATTCTGATAACACAACGAGAAATTACATCAACGAATCTAGAAAAAACGACCGATATAGTAAAGGCTATAATGGAAACTTTGGTATGGAATGGTATTTAGACAAAAGCACTTCGTGGACTAATACCTTCAATTATAGAAAGAGCACCGGAGACAATACTGATAATGTGTTCCAAAATAATTACGACGCAAACAATGTCTATACTTACACAAGAAATCGGATAAATAATGAAGGAAGCGATAGTGAAAACGTAGAGTTTGCTACAAATTTTACTAAAAACTTCAAAAAAGACGGTCATAAATTAACTATTGACGGTTCATTTTCTACAAATGATGATACAAACCTTGCGTTAATAAGTGACTCGGCAACAAATTCAAACACGATAAAATTTGATAACACCATTAATAATCAAAGTCAAGGCCGAAATTTAATTCAAACGGATTACGTATTACCCCTAGGAAAAGGAAGTCAGTTTGAAGCAGGATATCGTGGAAATTTTATAAAATTGCTTACTGATTATCAAGTCCAAAATGATGGCGTAATCAATAGTAACTTCACCAATACATTAGAATATAAGGAGAAAACAAACGCAATTTACACTCAGTATGGATTTAAAGTGAATAAATTCTCAGCACTTTTTGGTTTACGTTGGGAAGATTCTAATATTGATATTAATCAGCTTGCCACTAATGATTTCAATAATAAAAAATACAATAGCTTTTTCCCTAGTGCATTTTTTACATACGAAGTCTCTGATAAAAGCAGTGCTTCCATTAGTTATAGCCGAAGAATTCAAAGACCAATGGGAAGAATGTTGAATCCTTTCAGCAACTTGTCCAGCAACATCAATATTTTTGTTGGAAATCCTGATTTAAACCCCGCATATACTGATGCTATCGATTTAGGATATATTAAACGCTGGGAAAAGTTGACCTTTAATACTTCATTATATGTCAATAAGACAACCGATGTTTTCCAATTCGCAAGAAGAGAATCAGGAGATTTTGTAAATGGAACACCGGTAATTATTAGTTCCCCAATTAACTTGGCTACAGAATACAGAACAGGATTTGAATTTACTTTAAATTATTCTCCTTACAAATGGTGGAAATTAAACGGTAATTTCAATTTCTTCCGTAACCAAACTCAAGGTAATTACGTGTACACTGATTTCAATAATATGCTGATAACACAAAATTTTGACAACACAGCAACATCTTGGTTTACAAGAATAACATCAAAAGTTACTTTGCCATACAAAATAGATTGGCAAACTAATGCAACTTATAACGGTCCGCAAAACAATGCGCAAGGAAAAAGTTTAGGTGTTTTCGCAGCAAACTTAGCTTTTAGCAAAGACGTCATGAAAGACAAAGGAACGCTGTCATTCAACATCAGCGATGTATTCAATTCCAGAAAAAGAATCATGGAAACCTATCTTCCAGGAATTGTAAGTTCTTATTCAGAAATGCAATGGAGACAAAGACAGTTCAGTTTATCCTTT harbors:
- a CDS encoding TonB-dependent receptor domain-containing protein, whose translation is MPTKLKQLLTFAFLFSTLINFAQQGPNSKPKIKITGNVIEKVSKQPLEYATVTFLYPNNPKPVAGGITNAKGEFDIDLVPGIYDIKIEFISFKLNQIKQKSLQTSTNLGQIALDEDANQLNEVVIRSEKTTVEIKLDKKVYNVGSDLMVKGGTVSDVLDNIPSVSVDVEGNVSLRGNDNVKVLIDGKPSNAINIAEALRLIPADAIEKVEVITNPSARYDAEGGGGLLNIILKKGKNLGLNGTFIASTGYPDNHGISGTLNYKSTNFNLFTNQGYNYRNSPGNAITNSRYLNSDNTTRNYINESRKNDRYSKGYNGNFGMEWYLDKSTSWTNTFNYRKSTGDNTDNVFQNNYDANNVYTYTRNRINNEGSDSENVEFATNFTKNFKKDGHKLTIDGSFSTNDDTNLALISDSATNSNTIKFDNTINNQSQGRNLIQTDYVLPLGKGSQFEAGYRGNFIKLLTDYQVQNDGVINSNFTNTLEYKEKTNAIYTQYGFKVNKFSALFGLRWEDSNIDINQLATNDFNNKKYNSFFPSAFFTYEVSDKSSASISYSRRIQRPMGRMLNPFSNLSSNINIFVGNPDLNPAYTDAIDLGYIKRWEKLTFNTSLYVNKTTDVFQFARRESGDFVNGTPVIISSPINLATEYRTGFEFTLNYSPYKWWKLNGNFNFFRNQTQGNYVYTDFNNMLITQNFDNTATSWFTRITSKVTLPYKIDWQTNATYNGPQNNAQGKSLGVFAANLAFSKDVMKDKGTLSFNISDVFNSRKRIMETYLPGIVSSYSEMQWRQRQFSLSFTYRFNKQKNEKEKQPKKNMNEGEGDFQG